CGCCCAGACCAAGGACGAGAAGTACCGCAAGGCCCTCGACCAGCTCCGCGAGCAGCTGCGCAAACAGCCCCGCACGAGTGAAGGCGGCTACTGGCACAAGCTCAAGTACCCGCAGCAAATGTGGCTCGATGGAGCCTACATGGCCAGTCCGTTTCTGGCCCAGTACGCGGCTACTTTCAATGAGCCGGCCGCTTTCGACGAGGTAGCCAACCAGCTGATTTTGCTGGAAAAGCACCTGCGCGACCCCCAAACCGGCCTGCTCTACCATGGCTACGACGAAAGCCGGCAGCAGATTTGGGCCAACAAAACCACCGGTGCCTCGCCCAACGTCTGGGGCCGGGCTATGGGCTGGTACGGTATGGCCCTGGTCGACGTGCTGGACTACTTCCCCGCCAAGCACCCGCAGCGCAAGGAGCTGCTCCAGATTCTGGACCGCCTGGCCGTGGCCGTAGTGAAGTACCAGGACCCCAAATCGGGGTTGTGGTACCAGGTGGTGGATCAGCCCGCCAAGGCCGGCAACTACCTGGAGGCCTCGGCGTCGAGCATGTTCGTGTATGCCTTGGCGAAAGGGACCAACCGCGGTTATTTGCCCAAAACCTACCGCAGCGCGGCTGAGAAAGGTTACGCCGGCATCACCCGGCAGCTGGTGGAAGTGAAGCCCGATGGGGAAGTCAACCTGCTGCAGGTGTGCGAAGTAGCCGGCCTGAGCGCCGACCGGGACGGTAGCTACGAGTACTACATCAAGGAGCCGATTCGGGTAAATGACCCCAAGGGAACCGGCCCATTTATTCTGGCCAGTCTGGAGCTCAACCAATAGCCCTCCAGACTAGCCCCAACCACCCCGCATGAAAAAGACAGTTCTGACTTTATTAGGTAGCCTGCTGCTGCTAAGCGCCGCGGCCCAGACCAAGCCCTGGAAGCACGGCATCCTCACCGACGAGTTTATCCTAGAGAAAATGCCCTTTCCGGAAAGCCACGCCGCCACCATTGCCGAAACGCCCCGGGGCCTGGTCACGGCCTGGTTTGGGGGCACCAAGGAGCGTAACCCCGACGTCGGCATCTGGATCAGCCGGCAGGAAGACGGCCGCTGGACCGCCCCGGTGGAAGTAGCCAACGGCGTGCAGAGCGAAACCCTGCGCTACCCGACCTGGAACCCGGTCCTCTACCAGGTGCCCGGCGGCGAGCTGCTGCTCTTCTACAAAATCGGCCCCAAGCCCTCCGACTGGAAAGGCTACCTGCGCCGCTCCACCGACGACGGCGTGACGTGGTCGGCCGCGGAGGCGCTGCCCGACGGCTACATCGGGCCGGTGAAAAACAAGCCGGTTTTGCTGGCCGACGGCCGTTTGCTGAGCCCCACCAGCACCGAAGGCAGCGGGGGCTGGCGCGTACACCTGGAGGAAACCGCCGACAACGGCAAAACCTGGAAAATGATTGGCCCCATCGAAAACGGGGAAACCAAAGGCGCCATTCAGCCCAGCATTCTAAAGCACAAAAACGGCCAGCTCCAGCTGCTCTGCCGCAGCCGCGACCGGGCCATTCTGGAATCATGGTCGTCGGACCAGGGCCGGACCTGGACCCCGCTGGCCAAAACCACGCTGCCCGGCAACAACTCCGGCACCGACGCCGTGACGCTCAAGGACGGCCGTCAATTGCTGGTCTACAACCACGTGCTGCCGCCCGGCACCTTGGCCAAAGGCCCGCGCACCCCGCTGAACGTGTCGGTTTCCAAGGACGGCAAAACCTGGTACGCGGCGGCCATTCTGGAAGACTCGCCCATCAGCCAGTATTCCTATCCGTCGGTGATTCAAACCCGGGACGGGCTGGTGCATTTCGTGTATACCTGGCGGCGCAAGAGCATCAAGCATGCCGTGCTGGACCCGAAAAAGATGAAGCTGGTGAAAATTAAGGACGGCAAATGGCCCGCCATCAAAGGCTACAAAGCCCCGGAAGGCGCCGCCGAAATTACCAAGGACTGAATCCACTCATGTTCAAACCGCTTTACTTCTTCGCTGCCGGGCTTCTACTCACGGTTGCTACCACCGCCCGGGCCCAAACCTCGGACGAGCAATACCGCGAGCCGCTGCAGCAGGTGCTCGACGAAATCCAGCAGCGCTACGGGGTGAAAATCCGGCCCGACGCGGCCATGGTCAAGGACAAGTACGTGACCTACGCCCAGTGGCGCTTCCGCCCCGACGTGGAGGAAACCCTGCGCAACGTGCTGGGCCCCCTCGATTATCAGGCCGCCAAAACGGGCGACAAAACTTACAAGCTCAAAACCTACCAGTACCATCTCAAAACGCCGGAAGAAGGCGTCAGCCAGCTAAAAGAGTTGGCTGCCCGCTACCACGACCAGGCCAGTTGGGAACAGCGCAAAGCGGAACTGCGCAGCTGTATCTGGGACGCGTTGCGGCTTTCCCCGCTGCCCGCCAAGCCCGCCAGCAAGCCCCTCATCACGAACAAACGCACGTACGACGGTTACACGGTAGAAAATGTGGCCCTGGAAACCCTGCCCGGCGTGTACGTCACCGGCTCCCTGTACCGCCCGCTCAAGCCCACGGGCAAAATTCCGGTTATCATCAGCCCCGACGGCCACTTCGGCGACGGGCGCTACCGGGCCGATGCTCAAAAGCGCTGCGCCACGCTAGCCCGCATGGGCGCCCTGGTCTACAGCTACGATTTGTTTGCCTGGGGCGAGTCGCTGCTACAGTTCAAGCCCGAGGACCACCGCCGCAGCCTGGCCATGACGGTGCAGGCCCTGAACGGCCTGCGGGCCCTGGACTTTCTGCTAACGCAGAAAAACGCCGATACGGACCGGGTAGCCGTGACCGGTGGCTCGGGTGGCGGCAGCCAGACCATGCTGCTCACCGCCCTCGACGACCGAATTAAAGTCGGTGTGCCAGTAGTCATGCTCTCGACCTACCACAGCGGGGGCTGCCCCTGCGAAAGCGGCATGCCGGTACACCTCTGCGGGGGCGGCACCAACAACGCCGAATTGGCTGCTATGGCCGCCCCGCGCCCCATGCTGGCCATAACCGACGGTGGCGACTGGACCGCCCAGACGCCCGGCGTAGTCATGCCTTACCTGCAGAACATCTATGGCTACTACGGCAAGCCCGGCTTGGTACAGAACGCGCATTTTCCCAAGGAGGGCCACGATTACGGTGCCTCCAAGCGCCAAGCCATGTACCAGTTTATGGCCCAGCACCTGGCCCTGAACCTGCGCATGGCCCAGGATGCCAGCGGCCAGCTAGACGAAACCAAGGTGACCGTGGAGAAGCAGGAGCAACAGCTGGTATTCGGTCCGAAAGGGGAGGGGCTGCCGGCCAATGCCATCCACAGCTTCGAGGCTTTGCAGGCCTTGTTCAACCAGACTGCGGTGCCAGGCCAGGCCGACAAGAATTAGGTCTGCCCCCGTGTAGCGCGGTTCGGCGCCTGCGCCGTGGGTGCCGAACCGCGCCGTCTGCCCGAATAACCCAGAACCACCTTGGCGCCTTTGGCGCCAGCGCCAAGTACAGTTCAGCGCTACACTCAGACCCGCTTGATGATCCGCTCGATTCCCGCCAGCCTCCTCCTGCTACTCAGCGCACTGACCATGCCGGCCCGCGCCGCCGACATCTGGGTGGCCCCCAATGGCTCCGACCGCAACCCCGGCACCGCCGCCCAGCCCCTGGCTACCTTGACCATGGCCCTGCGCCAGGCCCGCGACCTGCGCCGTTTGCGCGACGCCTCGGTGCAGAACGGGGTGCATATCTGGGTGAAAGGCGGCGAGTATCGGCTAGCGGAGCCCTGGCTGTTTCGGCCCGAAGACGCCGGCACCGCCAGCAGTCCAACCATTATCGAAGCCGCGCCCGGGGAGCAGCCGGTACTGAGCGGCGGCATGTCGGTGACGGGCTGGAAGAAAGCAGCGGCAGCCGTGCCCGGCCTGCCCAAGGTAGCGCAGGGGCAGCTGTGGGTGGCCGATGCGCCTCTGCTGGCCGGCCGTACCTTTGATTTTCGCCAGCTCTGGGTAAACGGCCGCAAGGCCATCCGCGCCCGCACGCCCAACAACGACCAGCTGCCCCGCCTGCTGCGTTGGGACACCAACAAACGCGAAGCCTGGATTCCGGCCGCCGCGCTGGGTGGGGTGAAGCAGCCGGGCCAGCTGGAAATGGTGCTGCACCAGATGTGGGCCGTCAACGTGCTGCGGGTGAAGTCGGTAGTGGCGCAGGGCAAGGAAGCCCGCGTGACCTTCCACGAGCCCGAAAGCCGCATTCAGTTCGAGCACCCCTGGCCCCGGCCCATCATCGACGGCAAAAACGGCAGCTCGGCCTTCTACCTGACCAACGCCGTGGAGCTGCTGGATAAGCCCGGCGAGTGGTTTTACGATGCCGCCCGCGGGCAGCTACTCTACTGGCCACGCCCCGGCGAAAACCTGAGCACCGCGCAGGTGATAGTCCCCGCCCTCGAGACCCTGGTGCGCGTGTCGGGCTCACTTGACCAGCCAGTCAGCTACGTGCAGTTCCGGGGCCTGACTTTCGCCTATACTACCTGGCTGCGGCCCTCCGAGCAGGGCCACGTACCGCTGCAGGCCGGCTTGTTTATGCTCGATGCCTACTCCTTGAAAACGCCCGGCACTCCCGACAAGAAAGACCTCGAAAACCAGGCCTGGCTGGGCCGCCCGTCCGCTGCCGTGGAGCTGAGCGGGGCCCACCATACCAGCTTCACGCGCTGCCGCTTCGAGCATCTGGCCTCTGCCGGGCTCGACTACCGGAGTGGCACCCACGACGACGCCGTGACGGGCTGCACTTTCCGCGACATTGCCGGCAACGGCCTGCAAATGGGCAAGTTCTCCGACGAAGGCACCGAAACCCACCTGCCTTACAACCCCATCGACCCGCGGGAAATCTGCACCAACGAGGTGGTGGAAAACAACCTGCTGACCGACTGCGGCAACGAGGACTGGGGCTGCGTGGGCATAGCCGCCGGCTACGTGCGCCAGACTACCATTCGCCACAACGAAATCAGCCAAGTGCCCTACACCGGTATTAGCCTGGGCTGGGGCTGGACCAAAACGGCCAACGCCATGCACGATAACCGCTTGACCGGTAATTACATCCACCACTATGCCCAGCACACCTACGACGTGGCCGGCATCTACACGCTGTCGGCCCAGCCCGGCACCGTCATCAGTGAAAACCGGGTGGAGGAAATTGGGCACGCGCCCTACGTGCACGACCCGGACCACTGGTTTTACCTCTACCTCGACGAGGGCTCCTCCGGCATTACGGTGCAGGACAACTGGTGCCCGGCCGAGAAATTTCTGGCCAATGCCAACGGCCCAAACAACGTCTGGAAAAACAACGGGCCGATGGTGTCCGACGCCATTAAGCAGGCCGCCGGCCTGGAGCCCGCCTACCACGACCTGCGCGCTACTGCCGGCAAGTAAAGCCCTGAAGCTTGGCTTTGGACCACCGGTCATAACGGTCAGCAAAATATTACTTAACCCTACCTTATGCTGAATTCCCGCCTAAACCGCATTGCTTTCGTCGTGGCCCTGGCGCTGGGTGGGCAAGTACGGGCCCAGCAGGCCGCCAAAGCCACCTGGATCTGGTACCCGGGCGACTATGAAATCTGGCTTAGCAACCAGATGCAAAACCGCCGCACCGAGCGCGGCTCGTTTTTTCCGCCCTTCTGGCGCCTCGACAGCCACTACCCGCTCATCGACTTTCACCAGGACTTTGACCTGAAGCAGGCCGAGGAGGTGGAGCTGCGTGCCGAGGGCCAGTACAACGTCAAACTCGACGGCAAGCTCATCACCGGCTACCCCACGCGCCTGACGGTGCCCGCGGGCAAGCACCGGCTCAATATCAAAGTCTACAACCAGCAGCACGTACCGGCGGTGTTCGTGCAGGGCAAAACCATCGAGACGGATGGCAAGTGGCTGGTGACCTACGAGGACAAGGAGTGGATTGACGCCTCGGGCAAGGTGTCGGATCAGTCGGGCACCACCTGGCTGACGGCCGGGAGCTGGAACTTCGACGAGGCCCAGGCGCTGCCCTCGGCCTTCAAGCTCAAAACCGAGCCGCGGCGGGCCGCCAAGGTCACGCGCAACGCCGACGGCAGCCTGCTGGTGGATTTCGGGCGCGAAACCTTCGGCTACGTGCGCCTGCACGGGCTGCAAGGGCAGGGGCCGACGACCCTGTACTTCGGCGAGTCGAAGGAGGAGGCGCTGAGCGTGGAAGGCTGCGAGACGCTAGAGCGCCTGGAGGTAAACCAACCGCAGAAGGCCGACAAGCTCACGACGCTGACCAAGGCCTTCCGCTTCGTGAACATCCGGCCGGAAAAGGGCGTGACCGTGGATTCAGTGTCCATGCTCTACGAGTACGCGCCGCTAACGGAGCGGGGGCGGTTCCGGTGCTCGGATGAGCAGCTCAACAAGATCTGGGACGTGGCCGCCTACACCATGCAGCTGACGAGCCGGGAGTTTTTCATCGACGGCATCAAGCGGGATAGATGGGTGTGGTCGGGCGACGCCTACCAGAGCTACCTGATGAACTACTACCTGTACTTCGACACGCCGACGGTGAACCGCACCACCTTCGCTTTGCGCGGCAAGGACCCGGTGACCAGCCACGTGAACACCATCATGGACTACACCTTCTACTGGTTTATCGGCATCTACGACGCCTACCAGTACACCGGCGACAAAACCGTGGTGCAGCAGCTCTACCCGCGCATGCAAAGCCTGATGGACTACTGCCTGAGCCGGCGCAACCAGGACGGCTACATGGAAGGCCTGGCCGGCGACTGGGTGTTCATCGACTGGGCTGAGGGCCTGAGCAAAAAGGGCGAAGTCAGCTTTGAGCAGCTGCTCTTGTGCCGCAGCCTGGAAAGCATGGCTTTGTGCGCCAACGTGGTAGGCGACCAGGCCGGCGCCCGGAAGTACCAGCAGCTGGCCGCTGATCTGAAAGCCAAGATTTTCGCCACCTACTGGAACCCCGCCAAGGGCGCCCTGGTGCACAGCCGCGTCAACGGCCATCCCACCGACAACGTGACGCGCTACGCCAACATGTTCGCCATCTTCTTCGACTACCTCAGCCAGGAGCAGGAGCAGCAGGTGAAAAAATCAGTGCTGCTGAACCCGCAGGTGGCCAAAATCACCACGCCCTACATGCGCTTCTACGAGCTGGAAGCCCTCTGTGCCCTGGGCGAGCAGCCCTACGTGCTCAAGGAAATGAAGAACTATTGGGGCGGCATGCTCAGCGAAGGCGCCACCGCGTTCTGGGAAGAATACGACCCCGCGAAGAAGGGCACCGAGAACCTTTCCATGTACGGCCGGCCCTTCGGCAAAAGCCTCTGCCACGCCTGGGGCGCCAGCCCGATCTACCTGCTGGGTAAGTACTACCTGGGCGTCAAGCCTCTGTCGGCCGGCTACGCTACCTACGAAGTGGTGCCCACGCTCGGCGGCCTGCAGTGGATGGAAGGTTCGGTGCCCACGCCCCAGGGCGACATTGCCGTGCGCGCCACGCCCAAGGAATTGAAAGTAAAAGGCGCCAGTGGTACCGGTACGCTACGCTTTAAAAGCAAAAGCAAGCCCAGCGTCAAAGGCGCCAAAATCCAAGCGAAAGGAGGCGGGCAGTACGAGCTGCAGCTGCAGCCCGGCCGCGAGTACGTGGTACGGTATCAGGCCCTCTGACAGAACAACGACTGCGTACGGCTGCGCAATCTTCTGCGCACTAGGGGCGCAGTCAACCCCCAGCTAGTTCTCCTGGTGAGAAAACCTTTTTCAGCTATTGGGGTTTTGATACCAATCGGTATATTTGCCCCGTCTTCCACCCGCTACCATGTCCAAAGCCGAGCGCACCCGCCAGTTCATCATCGAGCAGACCGCCCCGATTTTCAACAAGCAGGGCTACGTGGGTACCTCCCTCAACGACCTGACGGCCGCCACTGGCCTCACCAAGGGCGCCATCTACGGCAACTTCGAAAACAAGGAGGAAGTGGCCCTGGCCGCCTTCGATTACAACCTGGGGCTGGTGCACGAAGGCCTGAACGCGGGCCTCTACAGCGCCGCCACCGTGCGCGAGAAGCTGCTGGCCATGCCCCGTTTCTACCGCGAGGCTTACCCGACGTTCTGCCAGCGCGGCGGCTGCCCGGTGCTCAATGCCGCCATCGAAACCGACGACGCGCCGCCCACGGCCTTACGCCAGCGGGTGCAAGACAGCCTGGCCCGCTGGCACCGCAACGTGGTGCGCCTCATCGAACAGGGCCAGCAGACCGGCGAGATTCAGCCCGCGGCTGAGGCGGGCCGCTACGCTACTTTGTTTATTGCCCTGACCGAAGGCGGAATCATGGTGGCCAAAGCCACCGGCGACGCCAAGGCGCTCTACACCAGCCTGGCCCACATCGAGCAGCTCATCGAAAAGGAGCTGGTGGTACGCTGACTTTTTTTTGCCTGTGAATATACCGATTGGTATAAAATTAACTCAACCTCTTTTCTCATGCCTGAGCTAAAACGAGTGGTCATTACCGGCGTCGGGGCGCTGACGCCCATTGGAAACACAGCCGCAGCCTTCGGGCAGGCCCTGCGCGCGGGCGTCAGCGGGGCCGGGCCTATCACCCGCTTTGATGCGGCCAAGTTCAAGACCCGCTTTGCCTGCGAAGTAAAGGGCTTTGAGCCGCTGAGCTTTTTCGAAAAGGCTGAGGCGCGCAAGTATGACCTGTTTACCCAGTACGCGCTGGTAGCTGCCGACGAAGCCATTCGCCACGCCGGCCTCGAATTCGGGACGCTGAACCGCAACCGGATCGGCGTGATCTGGGGTTCGGGCGTGGGCGGACTGGGCACCGTACAGGAACAGTTGCTGGAGTTTGCCCGCGGCGACGGTACCCCGCGCTTCAATCCCTTTCTGGGCACCAAGATGCTGGTTAACATTGCCGCTGGACTGATTTCCATCCGCTACGGGCTGCGCGGGCTGAACTTCACTACCGTTTCGGCCTGCGCCACCTCCACCACGGCTATCATTGAGGCTTTTAACTACCTGCGCTGGGGCCAGGCCGATGTACTGATTGCGGGCGGTTCGGAAGCGGCTATTAATGAAGTCGGGGTGGGCAGCTACAACGCTCTGCGCGCCCTTTCGACTCGCAATGACGACCCGGCCACTGCCTCCCGGCCCTTTGACCAGGCCCGCGACGGGTTCGTGGTAGGCGAGGGAGCCGGAGCCTTGGTGCTGGAAGAATACGAGCACGCCCGGCGGCGCGGAGCCACCATTCTAGCCGAAGTAGTTGGCGGAGGCATGGCCGCCGACGCCTACCACCTCACTGGCACCCACCCCGAAGGCGAAGGCGCTTACCTGAGCATGCAGGCCGCCCTGGACGACGCCGGTCTGCACGCCGCCCAAATCGACTACCTGAACGCCCATGCCACTTCTACCGGTCTGGGGGATGCTTCCGAGCTACAGGCCATAACGCGGGTATTCGGGCCGGCGCCCCACCTGCATATCAGCGCCACCAAATCCATGACCGGCCACCTGTTGGGAGCAGCCGGGGCGGTGGAAGCCATTGCCTGCGTGCAGGCCGTGCAGGATGACGCAGTGCCGCCGACCATCAATACCCGGGAGCCCGAGGCCGAGTTTGCGCACCTGCAACTCACGCTGGGGCAGGCCGCTTACCGCCCCGTGTCCTACGCCATGAGCAATTCCTTTGGCTTTGGCGGGCACACGGCTACGCTCATCGTGCGCAAGTACCAGGGCCACTAACGACTTCATTTTCCGGCTGCGGCCGGAGTTTTTCTTTCACTCATTTTCTTACCAACCTCGTCATGAAAACCATCAATCACACGGCTCTTATTACCGGCGGCGGCTCGGGCATCGGGCTGGCTATTGCGCGTGTACTGAGCCAGCAGGGCAACCGCGTCATCATCACCGGCCGCAACGAAGCGCGCCTGCAGCAGGCCGCCGCCGAGTTGCCCGGCGTCACGCCCATTGCCTGCGACGTAAACGACGCGGCGTCGGTGCGCCGGTTAGTAGAGCGGATCGAAGCTGAGTTTGGGGAATTGAGCCTGCTGGTCAATAATGCTGGGCACGCCGCGGCCTACGAGTTGCTGCCTGGGGCCGGGGCCCACGCCATGGCCGAGGCCGAAATGCAAACCAACTACCTGGCTGTCGTCCGGCTGACTGAAGCCCTGTTGCCGGTGCTGCAGCGCCAGCCCGAGGCGGCGGTGGTAAACGTGTCGAGCATCGTGGCTTTCGTGCCCTCGGCCATCGTCCCGACCTATACGGCCAGCAAGGCGGCGCTGCATTCCTACACCCAGAGCCTGCGCCACACCCTGAGCCAGCACCTGCCGGGCGTGAAGGTGTTTGAGCTGATGCCGCCGCTGGTGGATACCGAGTTTTCGGCCGTCATTGGTGGGGCTAATGGCATTGCGCCCCGGCAGGTGGCCGAAGCCTTGCTGACGGCCCTGGAGCAGGACGTGTTCGAAATCCACGTGGGGCAAACTGCCGACCTCTACCGCCTCGCTCTGGCCAACCCGGCCCAGGCCTTTGCCGTGATGAACAGCAGGTTCCAGGCTGCCGGAGCCCACTAAGCTGCCGTCTTGCTGGTTGCGGGATGAGCAGGCATGACGCGCTGGCTTCGGGAGCTACGCCAGCTCCTGAGGCCGGCGCGTCGGTTGTGAACAGCCTACTGCAGCAGCACTGCCACGTCGGCCCGGCGCGACTCGGGCGTTACTTTCAGGTTCTGGACCTTCCCATCTTTCACGGTGCATTCCACGGTGGTCTGGTAGGGGGCGTGGAGCTTGAAATGCACGTCCCAGCTTTTGGGCCAGGCCGGCAGCAGGTAGATTTTCCGCTCGTGGGTTTGCAGCAACATTTCCTGCAGGCCAATCATGCCCGCGCCGCCCCAGTTGTGGTCGGGGGCCCAGTCGTAGCCCGGGCCCCAGAAGGCGGGGAAGCGGCGGCCGGAGTCCTGCAGCTTCTGCACCGTGAGGGCGGCGGCTTCGTCGGTCAGGCCCAGGCGGGCGGCGAAGATATTGTGCTGCTTCCAGCCGATGTGGGAGCGGAATTTCTGCACGTCCGGGTCGTAGCGGTAGGTATTCCGGGCGGTTTCCAGGTCGGGCTTGCCAATGCCGTAAAGGCCCCAGGGAAACACCGGGTAGAGCTGCGGGCTTTCCACGTTGTTGACCCGCTCCCAGCTTTTGGCCGGTGCCAGCATCTTATGGCCATCAGTTTCACGGAAGCTGATATCGGGAATTCGGCCGAGCAGGGCCGTCCAGGTCCTGCGCTGCTCCGCGGTGCCGACTTGTGGCGGCAGCGCCAGCAGACGCGTGAGCACCGTACGTAGGCCGCTGATGGTGGCCGTGGAGTTGTAGGCCATCTTGTAGGTCTCGGCGCCCGAGCCGGGGTAGAGTACGAGGTGACCTTCACCGTCGAGGGACTTGGCACCGCGCTGCCGGGCCAGCTGCTGGTAGTGCTGGTCGAAGAAGGTCAGGCAGCTTTCGATGAAGCGCAAATAGGGCCGCACGTCCTGGGCAGCGTACTGCTGAGCGTCGAGCATCATCAGGCAGAATTCCAGCACGGTGTCCCACTCGTATTCCAGCCAGGCGTTGTACTCCAGGCCCTTGTCGAATTCGGCGGGGCGCTTCCAATTGTACTCGGCGGGGTTGGGCAGGCCAAAGTTTTCGAGCTGCTCGGTGAAACAGGCGCCGGGGTGGTTCCAGTAGGTCTGGCTGCGCAGCTCCGCGTTCCGAAGAATGCGCAGGTAGAAGTCGAACTGGGGCTGCATGAGGGCCACGTCGCCGCTTTTGAGCAGGGGCCAGTACACCAGGCGCTGGTTCTGGGCTGTGTGGGTACCGCCGCCCCAGTTGCGGAAGTCGGGAGTAAACTTAAGTGTAGAGTCGGTCAGGGCCGGGTCGTAGGTAAACAGGCCGCCGTTGAACTTAGTCGG
Above is a genomic segment from Hymenobacter cellulosivorans containing:
- the fabF gene encoding beta-ketoacyl-ACP synthase II, with amino-acid sequence MPELKRVVITGVGALTPIGNTAAAFGQALRAGVSGAGPITRFDAAKFKTRFACEVKGFEPLSFFEKAEARKYDLFTQYALVAADEAIRHAGLEFGTLNRNRIGVIWGSGVGGLGTVQEQLLEFARGDGTPRFNPFLGTKMLVNIAAGLISIRYGLRGLNFTTVSACATSTTAIIEAFNYLRWGQADVLIAGGSEAAINEVGVGSYNALRALSTRNDDPATASRPFDQARDGFVVGEGAGALVLEEYEHARRRGATILAEVVGGGMAADAYHLTGTHPEGEGAYLSMQAALDDAGLHAAQIDYLNAHATSTGLGDASELQAITRVFGPAPHLHISATKSMTGHLLGAAGAVEAIACVQAVQDDAVPPTINTREPEAEFAHLQLTLGQAAYRPVSYAMSNSFGFGGHTATLIVRKYQGH
- a CDS encoding right-handed parallel beta-helix repeat-containing protein encodes the protein MIRSIPASLLLLLSALTMPARAADIWVAPNGSDRNPGTAAQPLATLTMALRQARDLRRLRDASVQNGVHIWVKGGEYRLAEPWLFRPEDAGTASSPTIIEAAPGEQPVLSGGMSVTGWKKAAAAVPGLPKVAQGQLWVADAPLLAGRTFDFRQLWVNGRKAIRARTPNNDQLPRLLRWDTNKREAWIPAAALGGVKQPGQLEMVLHQMWAVNVLRVKSVVAQGKEARVTFHEPESRIQFEHPWPRPIIDGKNGSSAFYLTNAVELLDKPGEWFYDAARGQLLYWPRPGENLSTAQVIVPALETLVRVSGSLDQPVSYVQFRGLTFAYTTWLRPSEQGHVPLQAGLFMLDAYSLKTPGTPDKKDLENQAWLGRPSAAVELSGAHHTSFTRCRFEHLASAGLDYRSGTHDDAVTGCTFRDIAGNGLQMGKFSDEGTETHLPYNPIDPREICTNEVVENNLLTDCGNEDWGCVGIAAGYVRQTTIRHNEISQVPYTGISLGWGWTKTANAMHDNRLTGNYIHHYAQHTYDVAGIYTLSAQPGTVISENRVEEIGHAPYVHDPDHWFYLYLDEGSSGITVQDNWCPAEKFLANANGPNNVWKNNGPMVSDAIKQAAGLEPAYHDLRATAGK
- a CDS encoding alpha-L-rhamnosidase-related protein yields the protein MLNSRLNRIAFVVALALGGQVRAQQAAKATWIWYPGDYEIWLSNQMQNRRTERGSFFPPFWRLDSHYPLIDFHQDFDLKQAEEVELRAEGQYNVKLDGKLITGYPTRLTVPAGKHRLNIKVYNQQHVPAVFVQGKTIETDGKWLVTYEDKEWIDASGKVSDQSGTTWLTAGSWNFDEAQALPSAFKLKTEPRRAAKVTRNADGSLLVDFGRETFGYVRLHGLQGQGPTTLYFGESKEEALSVEGCETLERLEVNQPQKADKLTTLTKAFRFVNIRPEKGVTVDSVSMLYEYAPLTERGRFRCSDEQLNKIWDVAAYTMQLTSREFFIDGIKRDRWVWSGDAYQSYLMNYYLYFDTPTVNRTTFALRGKDPVTSHVNTIMDYTFYWFIGIYDAYQYTGDKTVVQQLYPRMQSLMDYCLSRRNQDGYMEGLAGDWVFIDWAEGLSKKGEVSFEQLLLCRSLESMALCANVVGDQAGARKYQQLAADLKAKIFATYWNPAKGALVHSRVNGHPTDNVTRYANMFAIFFDYLSQEQEQQVKKSVLLNPQVAKITTPYMRFYELEALCALGEQPYVLKEMKNYWGGMLSEGATAFWEEYDPAKKGTENLSMYGRPFGKSLCHAWGASPIYLLGKYYLGVKPLSAGYATYEVVPTLGGLQWMEGSVPTPQGDIAVRATPKELKVKGASGTGTLRFKSKSKPSVKGAKIQAKGGGQYELQLQPGREYVVRYQAL
- a CDS encoding alpha/beta hydrolase family protein produces the protein MFKPLYFFAAGLLLTVATTARAQTSDEQYREPLQQVLDEIQQRYGVKIRPDAAMVKDKYVTYAQWRFRPDVEETLRNVLGPLDYQAAKTGDKTYKLKTYQYHLKTPEEGVSQLKELAARYHDQASWEQRKAELRSCIWDALRLSPLPAKPASKPLITNKRTYDGYTVENVALETLPGVYVTGSLYRPLKPTGKIPVIISPDGHFGDGRYRADAQKRCATLARMGALVYSYDLFAWGESLLQFKPEDHRRSLAMTVQALNGLRALDFLLTQKNADTDRVAVTGGSGGGSQTMLLTALDDRIKVGVPVVMLSTYHSGGCPCESGMPVHLCGGGTNNAELAAMAAPRPMLAITDGGDWTAQTPGVVMPYLQNIYGYYGKPGLVQNAHFPKEGHDYGASKRQAMYQFMAQHLALNLRMAQDASGQLDETKVTVEKQEQQLVFGPKGEGLPANAIHSFEALQALFNQTAVPGQADKN
- a CDS encoding SDR family oxidoreductase — protein: MKTINHTALITGGGSGIGLAIARVLSQQGNRVIITGRNEARLQQAAAELPGVTPIACDVNDAASVRRLVERIEAEFGELSLLVNNAGHAAAYELLPGAGAHAMAEAEMQTNYLAVVRLTEALLPVLQRQPEAAVVNVSSIVAFVPSAIVPTYTASKAALHSYTQSLRHTLSQHLPGVKVFELMPPLVDTEFSAVIGGANGIAPRQVAEALLTALEQDVFEIHVGQTADLYRLALANPAQAFAVMNSRFQAAGAH
- a CDS encoding TetR/AcrR family transcriptional regulator; this translates as MSKAERTRQFIIEQTAPIFNKQGYVGTSLNDLTAATGLTKGAIYGNFENKEEVALAAFDYNLGLVHEGLNAGLYSAATVREKLLAMPRFYREAYPTFCQRGGCPVLNAAIETDDAPPTALRQRVQDSLARWHRNVVRLIEQGQQTGEIQPAAEAGRYATLFIALTEGGIMVAKATGDAKALYTSLAHIEQLIEKELVVR
- a CDS encoding sialidase family protein: MKKTVLTLLGSLLLLSAAAQTKPWKHGILTDEFILEKMPFPESHAATIAETPRGLVTAWFGGTKERNPDVGIWISRQEDGRWTAPVEVANGVQSETLRYPTWNPVLYQVPGGELLLFYKIGPKPSDWKGYLRRSTDDGVTWSAAEALPDGYIGPVKNKPVLLADGRLLSPTSTEGSGGWRVHLEETADNGKTWKMIGPIENGETKGAIQPSILKHKNGQLQLLCRSRDRAILESWSSDQGRTWTPLAKTTLPGNNSGTDAVTLKDGRQLLVYNHVLPPGTLAKGPRTPLNVSVSKDGKTWYAAAILEDSPISQYSYPSVIQTRDGLVHFVYTWRRKSIKHAVLDPKKMKLVKIKDGKWPAIKGYKAPEGAAEITKD
- a CDS encoding glycoside hydrolase family 88/105 protein; its protein translation is MILKTNTYRTGLLALSLTFGMGSSCVSASVAVPSGEQLAAGTVQPAPAPAKWSERMLQSVLKRSPWMADASQKDTWGYTQGLIIYALEQVWRQTKDPQYLAYIQRYGDKMIDAQGQIKTYKPEDFNLDNLNSGKVLFNLYAQTKDEKYRKALDQLREQLRKQPRTSEGGYWHKLKYPQQMWLDGAYMASPFLAQYAATFNEPAAFDEVANQLILLEKHLRDPQTGLLYHGYDESRQQIWANKTTGASPNVWGRAMGWYGMALVDVLDYFPAKHPQRKELLQILDRLAVAVVKYQDPKSGLWYQVVDQPAKAGNYLEASASSMFVYALAKGTNRGYLPKTYRSAAEKGYAGITRQLVEVKPDGEVNLLQVCEVAGLSADRDGSYEYYIKEPIRVNDPKGTGPFILASLELNQ